Proteins encoded in a region of the Trypanosoma brucei gambiense DAL972 chromosome 11, complete sequence genome:
- a CDS encoding proteasome regulatory non-ATP-ase subunit 3,putative — protein sequence MYLSLSHFRLLFFFQFSDLVTRIQTNYILLPFFLYSPRVFFLYSLFSRFFVSSNEETEYGSSGVMQTTGELTLKQQLQQSGSKGNDELLGRLMSLYRALCVRHDEVGQEMLLNDILALLTLNHQHDLAERVIATCEISLPHRSNNQAARYFYYVGLTHALRLGYVEADQFLQYALRKAPERASGFRVAATKLSLVVQLLLGEIPPRSDFLQKDMRECLSPYLQLTSCVRFGQLGRFMSILQQHKAIFEHDRTYSLILRVRQHVIRTGLRRICQAYSRISIPDVCAKLSMENPDDAEYIIAKAIRSGVIDAVIDHEQRHLISSETVDVYSTSEPLLALQRRIQFLNATHNEVKRSMRYSAADPDLEEERRKVDREEMDSLLRAIEDEELGGADFEDGLP from the coding sequence ATGTATCTGTCCTTATCTCACTTTCgcctcttatttttttttcaattttcggATTTAGTGACCCGCATCCAAACAAACTATATTTTGCTtccgttttttctttattcccctcgagttttttttttgtatagcTTGTTTTCTCGCTTTTTCGTCTCGAGTAACGAAGAAACCGAATACGGATCTTCAGGAGTGATGCAAACGACCGGTGAGCTTACCCTGAAGCAGCAACTGCAACAGTCcggaagcaaaggaaatgaCGAGTTGCTTGGACGTCTCATGAGCCTTTACCGAGCTCTTTGCGTTCGCCATGATGAAGTTGGACAGGAGATGTTGCTCAATGATATTCTGGCACTGCTGACACTCAACCATCAACACGACCTGGCAGAGCGTGTCATTGCCACATGCGAGATTAGTCTTCCTCATCGCTCTAATAACCAGGCCGCACGTTACTTTTATTACGTTGGCTTGACCCATGCACTGCGGTTAGGATACGTTGAAGCCGACCAGTTCCTTCAATACGCCCTGCGTAAGGCCCCGGAACGGGCATCTGGCTTTCGCGTTGCAGCAACCAAGTTGTCCCTTGTTGTCCAGTTACTCCTTGGTGAGATCCCGCCGCGCTCTGACTTTCTCCAGAAGGATATGCGTGAGTGTCTATCTCCCTACCTACAACTCACATCTTGTGTGCGTTTCGGACAGTTAGGTCGTTTCATGTCCATTCTTCAGCAGCATAAGGCCATCTTTGAGCACGATCGTACGTACTCTCTCATACTGCGCGTGAGGCAGCACGTGATCCGTACAGGTCTCCGCCGTATCTGTCAGGCATACAGCCGCATTAGTATTCCCGATGTCTGTGCCAAGCTATCTATGGAGAACCCAGATGATGCAGAGTACATCATTGCAAAGGCTATTCGAAGCGGTGTAATAGATGCTGTTATTGATCACGAGCAACGGCACCTAATCAGCAGCGAAACGGTGGACGTGTACTCTACCTCCGAGCCACTTCTTGCCCTTCAGCGTCGCATACAATTCCTGAATGCCACCCACAACGAAGTGAAACGGTCTATGCGGTACTCTGCTGCGGACCCGGATTTGGAGGAGGAGCGACGCAAGGTGGATCGTGAGGAAATGGACAGTCTCCTAAGGGCCATAGAGGATGAGGAACTTGGTGGTGCTGACTTCGAAGACGGCCTACCGTAA